From a single Adhaeribacter swui genomic region:
- a CDS encoding oligosaccharide flippase family protein, with product MIDLIKKYIKSEVIKNFFVYSFGAIFLKGVTFFLIPIYTKILKPEEFGQLELINTVISILSIIYGFGLTQLVFIKYFKLNKEEKKTFLTKINLIYIGLAVPLFALTAIFLLNNNIFSLPNNSFSIITLILLSAFLTFFQLNFFSISQLEKKAVFLTNFKLLSGILVLVLNVILVYYYRLGISGILFSNFAVLLLTALFIITKNKEYFSFASINKIQKKEVADLLKMGIPFILSSLSSWLMIAADRWLIAYFLQPSSVGIYSVAFKFAIVFEPLLIAPILSVYNPYIFEKFKRNNLNQNSLKLIVGVICIFFLLSIISYLGANLMIDESFSESLSLIPILVLGFAFSLLAQVFAALMIYQNKSKLLVQNVLISSLINIFINCIFIKYFGLFGVATAFLLSNFTWFLLTFFQNYKLKQKLKLAAVYH from the coding sequence ATGATTGATTTAATAAAGAAGTATATAAAAAGTGAAGTTATAAAAAACTTTTTTGTATACTCATTTGGTGCAATTTTTTTAAAAGGAGTTACTTTTTTTTTAATACCCATATACACTAAAATATTAAAACCAGAAGAATTTGGCCAACTAGAATTAATTAACACAGTAATTAGTATCCTGAGTATTATCTATGGGTTTGGTTTAACACAACTCGTTTTTATTAAATATTTTAAATTAAATAAAGAAGAAAAAAAGACTTTTTTAACTAAAATTAATTTAATCTATATAGGATTAGCTGTGCCTTTATTTGCATTAACTGCCATCTTTTTGTTAAATAATAATATTTTTTCTTTACCTAATAATTCGTTTAGCATTATAACGTTAATTTTATTATCAGCATTTTTAACGTTTTTTCAACTTAATTTTTTTTCAATTTCACAATTAGAAAAAAAGGCCGTATTTCTCACTAATTTTAAATTACTTTCCGGAATACTGGTACTTGTCCTTAATGTCATATTAGTCTACTACTATCGGTTGGGTATATCAGGAATATTATTTTCAAACTTTGCAGTACTACTATTAACGGCTTTATTTATTATAACCAAAAATAAAGAATATTTTAGCTTTGCCAGTATAAACAAAATTCAGAAAAAGGAGGTAGCTGATCTTCTAAAAATGGGCATTCCTTTTATTCTCTCTTCGCTTTCGTCCTGGTTAATGATTGCAGCAGATCGTTGGTTGATTGCTTATTTTCTACAACCTTCAAGCGTAGGTATTTATTCTGTTGCCTTTAAGTTCGCAATAGTGTTTGAGCCTCTTTTGATTGCTCCAATATTGAGTGTTTATAATCCTTATATCTTTGAAAAATTTAAAAGAAACAACCTAAATCAAAATTCTTTAAAATTAATAGTTGGTGTAATTTGTATATTTTTCTTACTAAGTATTATAAGCTATTTAGGGGCAAACTTAATGATAGATGAAAGTTTTAGTGAATCCTTATCCCTTATTCCTATATTAGTACTCGGGTTTGCCTTTAGTTTATTAGCTCAGGTTTTTGCTGCCCTAATGATATATCAAAATAAATCTAAGTTACTGGTTCAAAATGTGTTAATTTCATCGTTAATTAATATTTTTATCAATTGCATTTTTATTAAATATTTTGGATTGTTTGGTGTTGCTACTGCTTTTTTACTAAGTAATTTTACCTGGTTTCTGCTTACGTTTTTTCAAAATTATAAATTAAAACAGAAGTTAAAACTTGCTGCTGTTTACCACTAA
- a CDS encoding DUF268 domain-containing protein: protein MRDLVLRCANIAFIKRAPAFWNEFKLFRKKTELLADNRFEISASNIYPCMNDRTVATDFDRHYILHPAWAARIIKETNPEFHIDISSSLSFCTMLSAFIPVKFYDYRPAHLNLSNLDSQHGDLHNLPFADNSVSSLSCMHVIEHIGLGRYGEPIDPQGDLKAINELKRVLKKDGTLLFVTPVGKPKIMFNAHRIYSFSQIQSYFKELELVGFSLVPDDPKVAGLITNATQEMSDKQEYGCGCFWFKKK, encoded by the coding sequence ATGAGAGATTTAGTTTTACGTTGCGCTAATATAGCATTTATTAAACGAGCGCCTGCGTTCTGGAATGAGTTTAAATTGTTTCGCAAGAAAACTGAATTACTAGCGGATAACCGTTTTGAAATAAGTGCCAGTAATATTTATCCTTGTATGAACGACCGGACAGTTGCTACTGATTTTGACCGGCATTACATCCTACATCCGGCCTGGGCAGCCAGAATTATTAAAGAAACAAACCCGGAGTTTCATATTGATATATCTTCCAGTTTGAGTTTTTGTACCATGCTTTCTGCTTTTATACCTGTTAAATTTTATGATTACAGGCCAGCCCATTTAAACTTATCTAATTTAGATTCACAACATGGCGATTTACATAATCTGCCGTTTGCTGATAACAGCGTAAGCTCTTTATCTTGTATGCATGTAATTGAGCATATTGGCTTGGGAAGATATGGTGAACCCATTGATCCGCAGGGAGATTTAAAAGCAATTAATGAACTTAAACGCGTTTTAAAGAAAGATGGAACATTATTGTTTGTAACACCAGTTGGTAAGCCCAAAATCATGTTTAATGCCCATCGTATTTACTCTTTCTCGCAAATACAGAGTTATTTTAAAGAATTAGAATTAGTTGGTTTTTCGCTAGTACCTGATGATCCGAAAGTTGCCGGATTAATAACAAATGCTACCCAAGAAATGTCAGATAAGCAAGAATATGGCTGCGGTTGCTTTTGGTTTAAAAAGAAGTAA